One Caulobacter segnis genomic window carries:
- a CDS encoding pyridoxal-phosphate dependent enzyme has protein sequence MNDPKSQFPASSLPMVAGSALDLIGRTPMVEVKHLDTGPCRLFLKLENQNPGGSIKDRVARAMIEAAEADGRLKPGGTIIEATAGNTGLGLAQVATLKGYKLILIVPDKMAREKILHLRAMGVDVRLTRSDVGKGHPEYYQDMAQSLAQSIPGALYANQFENPANPLAHETTTGPELLAQMDGDIDAIVVGVGSGGTLTGVGRYMKAHSPKTKMVLADPEGSILRDYVETGTFGEAGSWIVEGIGEDFIPANAQMDLVSKAYAISDRESVGTARELLRKEGILAGSSSGCLLAAALRYCREQTTPQRVVTLVCDTGSKYLTKMFNDLWLAAHGFDGREMHGDLRDLIAKRYAEGGVVAIGPDDTLLTAYNRMRSSDISQLPVVDHGRLVGILDESDILAAVEGHDDHRTQRFKTPVGQAMTRAVKTLQAHQSVDDLPEVFDRDEVALVVDGEEFLGVITRVDLINHLRLSA, from the coding sequence ATGAACGACCCTAAATCCCAGTTTCCCGCGTCAAGCCTGCCCATGGTGGCCGGTTCCGCCCTGGACTTGATCGGCCGCACGCCGATGGTCGAGGTCAAGCATCTGGACACCGGCCCTTGCCGGCTCTTCCTCAAGCTCGAGAACCAGAACCCCGGCGGCTCGATCAAGGACCGCGTGGCCCGCGCGATGATCGAGGCGGCCGAGGCCGACGGCCGCCTGAAGCCCGGCGGGACGATCATCGAGGCGACGGCCGGCAATACGGGCCTCGGCCTGGCCCAGGTCGCCACGCTGAAGGGCTACAAGCTGATCCTGATCGTCCCCGACAAGATGGCGCGGGAGAAGATCCTGCACCTGCGGGCCATGGGCGTGGACGTGCGCCTGACCCGCAGCGACGTCGGCAAGGGCCATCCCGAATACTACCAGGACATGGCCCAGAGCCTGGCCCAGTCGATCCCCGGCGCGCTCTACGCCAACCAGTTCGAGAACCCGGCCAACCCGCTGGCCCACGAGACGACGACCGGTCCCGAGCTGCTGGCCCAGATGGACGGCGACATCGACGCCATCGTCGTCGGGGTCGGCTCTGGCGGCACCCTGACGGGGGTGGGCCGCTACATGAAGGCCCATTCGCCGAAGACGAAGATGGTGCTGGCCGATCCCGAGGGTTCGATCCTGCGCGACTATGTCGAGACCGGGACCTTCGGCGAGGCCGGCAGCTGGATCGTCGAGGGCATCGGCGAGGACTTCATCCCGGCCAACGCCCAGATGGACCTGGTCTCCAAGGCCTATGCGATCAGCGACCGCGAGAGCGTCGGCACGGCCCGCGAGCTGCTGCGCAAGGAAGGCATCCTGGCCGGCTCGTCCTCGGGCTGCCTGCTGGCGGCGGCGCTGCGCTATTGCCGCGAGCAGACCACGCCGCAGCGGGTGGTGACCCTCGTCTGCGACACGGGCTCGAAGTACCTGACCAAGATGTTCAACGACCTGTGGCTGGCCGCGCACGGCTTCGACGGGCGCGAGATGCACGGCGACCTGCGCGACCTGATCGCCAAGCGCTACGCCGAGGGCGGGGTGGTCGCCATCGGGCCTGACGACACCCTGCTGACCGCCTACAACCGCATGCGCTCGTCCGACATCAGCCAGCTGCCGGTCGTCGATCATGGGCGACTGGTGGGCATCCTCGACGAGAGCGACATCCTGGCGGCGGTCGAGGGCCACGACGACCATCGCACCCAGCGCTTCAAGACGCCCGTCGGCCAGGCCATGACCCGCGCGGTGAAGACCCTCCAGGCCCACCAGTCGGTCGACGACCTGCCCGAGGTGTTCGATCGCGACGAGGTGGCCCTTGTCGTGGACGGCGAGGAGTTCCTAGGTGTCATCACCCGGGTTGATCTGATCAACCACCTGCGCCTGAGCGCCTGA
- a CDS encoding trans-sulfuration enzyme family protein, producing the protein MTDIPGKNRLDFATRTIHGGQYPDPTTGAVMVPIYATSTYAQTSPGEHKGFEYSRSHNPTRFAFERCIADLESGTAGFAFASGLAAASTILETLDSGAHVIASDDLYGGSFRLFDKVRKRSAGLTFSFVDMADLSAVEAAITPATRMIWVETPTNPMLRLADLAAIAALAKKHGLVTVADNTFASPYIQRPLELGFDVVMHSATKYLNGHSDVVAGVAVVGDNPDLADQMKFLQNAVGGVLGPFDSFLALRGVKTLALRMQRACDSALEIARWLEQHPAIERVIYPGLESHPQHGLAKRQMTGGFGGIISADVKGGLVPARRMLERTRLFTLAESLGGVESLIEHPAIMTHASIPADQRAALGISDGLIRLSVGIESCRDLISDLDAALSG; encoded by the coding sequence ATGACCGACATCCCCGGCAAGAACCGCCTGGACTTCGCCACGCGGACCATCCACGGCGGCCAGTATCCCGACCCGACCACCGGGGCGGTGATGGTCCCGATCTACGCCACCTCGACCTACGCCCAGACCAGCCCGGGCGAGCACAAGGGCTTCGAGTACAGCCGCAGCCATAATCCGACCCGCTTCGCCTTCGAGCGCTGCATCGCCGACCTGGAGAGCGGCACGGCCGGCTTCGCCTTCGCCTCGGGCCTGGCGGCCGCCTCGACCATCCTGGAAACCCTGGACAGCGGCGCGCACGTGATCGCCAGCGACGACCTCTATGGCGGCTCGTTCCGGCTGTTCGACAAGGTGCGCAAGCGCTCGGCCGGCTTGACCTTCAGCTTCGTCGACATGGCCGACCTGTCGGCCGTCGAGGCGGCGATCACGCCCGCGACACGGATGATCTGGGTGGAGACCCCGACCAACCCGATGCTGCGGCTGGCCGATCTCGCGGCCATCGCCGCGCTCGCGAAAAAGCACGGCCTGGTCACCGTCGCCGACAACACCTTCGCCAGTCCCTACATCCAGCGGCCGCTGGAGCTGGGCTTCGACGTCGTCATGCACTCGGCCACCAAGTACCTGAACGGCCACTCCGACGTGGTCGCGGGCGTGGCGGTGGTTGGCGACAACCCCGACTTGGCCGACCAGATGAAGTTCCTGCAGAACGCCGTCGGCGGGGTGCTGGGACCGTTCGACAGCTTCCTGGCGCTGCGAGGCGTCAAGACTCTGGCCCTGCGCATGCAGCGCGCCTGCGACAGTGCGCTGGAGATCGCCCGCTGGCTTGAGCAGCATCCGGCCATCGAGCGGGTGATCTATCCGGGTCTGGAAAGCCATCCGCAGCATGGGCTGGCCAAGCGCCAGATGACCGGCGGTTTCGGCGGCATCATTTCGGCCGACGTGAAGGGCGGCCTGGTCCCCGCGCGCAGGATGCTGGAGCGTACGCGACTGTTCACCCTGGCCGAGAGCCTGGGCGGGGTCGAGAGCCTGATCGAGCATCCGGCGATCATGACCCACGCCTCGATCCCAGCCGATCAGCGCGCGGCGCTGGGCATCTCGGACGGGCTCATCCGGCTTTCGGTGGGGATTGAGTCTTGCCGGGACCTGATTTCCGACCTCGACGCGGCTTTATCAGGCTGA
- a CDS encoding MarR family winged helix-turn-helix transcriptional regulator codes for MTVAFAAEFEDLFRATYRVAVRRVRDKRERLSPETVALLDHLAAAGPLTAGELARHVDRAPSTLSEMVEHLVDKALLARDRDPTDARRSLIWLTDAGQAALIEARNVLDLDVLARAAAELTPEQRQALIDHFRAFVAQLKGARP; via the coding sequence ATGACCGTCGCCTTCGCCGCCGAGTTCGAGGATCTGTTTCGCGCGACCTATCGCGTCGCCGTCCGGCGCGTGCGCGACAAGCGCGAGCGGCTGTCGCCCGAGACCGTGGCCCTGCTGGATCATCTGGCGGCCGCCGGCCCGCTGACCGCCGGCGAACTGGCGCGGCATGTCGATCGCGCGCCCAGCACGCTCAGCGAGATGGTCGAGCACCTGGTCGACAAAGCCCTGCTGGCGCGCGACCGCGACCCCACCGACGCTCGCCGCAGCCTGATCTGGCTTACGGACGCGGGCCAGGCCGCCCTGATCGAGGCGCGTAACGTCCTCGACCTCGACGTCCTGGCGCGGGCCGCCGCCGAACTCACGCCCGAGCAGCGGCAGGCGCTGATTGATCATTTCCGGGCCTTCGTCGCCCAGTTGAAAGGAGCCCGTCCATGA